A stretch of Patescibacteria group bacterium DNA encodes these proteins:
- a CDS encoding UTP--glucose-1-phosphate uridylyltransferase, which translates to MQRITKAVIPAAGFGTRFLPATKAQPKEMLTLVDKPVIQYVVEEAVAAGITDIIIITGQSKRAIEDHFDSNFELETRLQKAGKTKQLKEVRRISDLANFIYIRQPEPLGDGHAILEAYSLLKNEPFAMLYGDEIILSDTPTLAEAIRIYEEFEAPVITVTKVPKRDVSRFGIIGGQPVRKNLQRVTRFVEKPSPSRAPSTYANIGRAIITPALLSTLKRLPRKPHQELRIADAFQPYLEKHPLYAHLHSGTRLDCGTPLGFLKATVDIALANKETRKDFAQYLKQR; encoded by the coding sequence ATGCAACGCATTACAAAAGCTGTCATACCTGCCGCAGGGTTCGGCACTCGTTTTTTACCGGCGACAAAAGCGCAGCCGAAGGAAATGCTCACCCTCGTCGACAAACCAGTTATCCAATACGTGGTTGAAGAGGCTGTAGCGGCTGGCATCACTGACATAATAATTATCACGGGGCAATCAAAACGAGCCATCGAAGATCATTTCGACAGTAATTTTGAACTGGAAACCCGATTACAGAAAGCAGGGAAAACAAAACAACTCAAAGAAGTTCGTCGCATTTCAGATCTAGCAAATTTCATCTACATTCGCCAACCAGAACCCCTCGGTGATGGGCACGCCATTCTGGAGGCCTATAGTCTGCTCAAAAATGAGCCGTTTGCAATGCTGTATGGCGACGAAATAATTTTAAGCGATACACCAACGCTAGCTGAAGCCATTCGCATTTATGAAGAATTTGAAGCACCCGTTATTACGGTAACAAAAGTTCCGAAACGAGACGTATCTCGCTTCGGCATTATTGGTGGTCAACCAGTACGAAAAAACCTCCAACGGGTAACTCGCTTTGTTGAAAAGCCGTCGCCATCACGTGCGCCATCGACCTACGCAAATATTGGTCGCGCCATCATTACCCCAGCGCTTCTATCTACATTGAAACGACTACCCCGAAAGCCACATCAAGAACTTCGCATTGCTGATGCCTTTCAACCATACTTAGAAAAACATCCTCTATATGCGCACCTGCACAGCGGTACTCGCCTCGACTGCGGCACGCCACTGGGTTTCTTGAAAGCTACGGTCGATATCGCCCTCGCCAATAAAGAAACTCGAAAAGATTTTGCTCAATACCTCAAGCAGCGATAA
- a CDS encoding DUF1761 domain-containing protein yields the protein MQVNIFAVIAAAMANMVIGYAWYSTALFGQKWMGALGLNKEVAKAGMGKAIALGFVTALITSYVLGVAMILAGITTAATGALAGFVIAIGLVVTTMYGAVIWSGRSQTAFIIEAAYQLVTFAAMASLLAVWG from the coding sequence ATGCAGGTAAATATTTTCGCCGTTATCGCCGCGGCCATGGCAAATATGGTCATTGGTTATGCGTGGTATTCAACGGCACTCTTTGGTCAAAAGTGGATGGGGGCACTTGGATTGAACAAAGAGGTTGCTAAGGCGGGTATGGGAAAAGCCATAGCCCTTGGTTTTGTTACCGCCCTCATCACGTCGTACGTCTTAGGGGTGGCGATGATTTTGGCTGGTATCACGACGGCTGCGACTGGCGCGTTGGCTGGCTTCGTTATCGCAATTGGTCTCGTGGTAACCACAATGTACGGTGCAGTTATTTGGAGTGGTCGTTCACAAACGGCTTTTATAATTGAAGCCGCCTATCAACTCGTTACGTTCGCAGCTATGGCCTCGCTACTCGCCGTTTGGGGTTAA
- a CDS encoding lamin tail domain-containing protein, which produces MKKIVFSITTGVLLLFLGASFTTAASPHVVINEVQISGATSTDEFVELYNAGGTAVSLLNWRLTRHTASGTASNLLTAFPDVTLPAGGVFLIAHPTGYTGSKPADATYSTQTSVAKDNSIVLYSDAGETIVDILGLGAASIVETAAAPNPDENFGLTRTATETGITDTDNNAADFSIVPSTPGVVTLTPTETPPPPASPPPATGGGSGSSGTAQYNGGDIRINELVVDPESDDDEWVELINTTSSELSLTGWTLTDASRAITNLTGVIGTDEKRFIIVTNPKGQLNNAGDTITLRDATGRVIDAVTYGNANDDSNKTAPTASDGQSIARNADGVSTGNDAVDFAVATNPTKGEANGVSTVTSKDAAPLPTAIIITEIFPNPLGDDDGEFIELFNESDAPVPLAGWVLADATTRFTLQPSKSIPAMLPPHSYVTLYRSETNIALNNFLGDTVTITPPNRTKASQTVRYTVAAPLGKAYTKGITDWEWHDPTPNIAATVAPVTKSNLHLHLDAPAQAPVGTPIILSTEDTTDDLHEQLWFTWQLGDGSTATGRTVVYTYASPGVYTVEVTATTARRETATTEHTLTIGNEGKVLGRSTEKIMVRLNELLPRPATGEEWIELWNADDTPVNLLGWAIEDKGGHRYAFTENDTLPARGFLVLEKTKTKISLNNTGDSLTLSNEAEDDVDEVTYDSADSAASYSRNEDDEWQWTTEPTPNKPNSSDAPPPVLLRGEVTVAGTVTAAPGTLSDTFFYLGRISATGIPENLRIDIAPTEAASIASNDLLQISGTLKTVAGEARLTAETISPLGVDDTPIVPVPLAALTPADHLGRLVSVHGTVGKGTTGGFYLETDDGETFRVILPAEVSDRQPFPPATTVTAVGLLSQTAAGIRLLARGIEDLTVDAAPLKNENAPIVPATSQLDYLPVTVAGLAGVLLIIVWRLRQRKIADLPFVIENGRE; this is translated from the coding sequence ATGAAAAAAATAGTCTTCTCTATAACGACTGGGGTGCTCCTCCTGTTCCTTGGTGCGTCATTCACTACGGCCGCTTCACCACATGTAGTGATTAATGAGGTGCAAATTTCTGGCGCAACCAGTACGGATGAATTTGTTGAACTCTATAATGCGGGTGGTACGGCTGTTTCACTTCTCAATTGGCGGCTCACTCGCCACACCGCCAGTGGTACGGCATCAAATCTACTGACTGCTTTTCCTGACGTAACGCTACCAGCCGGCGGCGTTTTTTTAATTGCCCATCCAACTGGCTACACCGGTTCAAAACCGGCGGATGCTACGTACTCAACACAAACCTCAGTCGCTAAAGACAATAGTATCGTTCTCTACAGCGACGCTGGCGAAACAATCGTTGACATACTTGGCCTTGGCGCAGCCAGCATTGTAGAGACTGCCGCCGCACCGAACCCTGACGAAAATTTTGGCCTCACCCGCACCGCAACCGAAACAGGCATCACTGATACCGATAATAACGCCGCAGATTTTTCCATTGTTCCTTCAACCCCCGGTGTCGTCACGCTAACACCAACAGAAACACCGCCGCCGCCAGCTAGTCCACCACCGGCTACTGGTGGTGGCAGTGGCAGCAGTGGGACAGCGCAGTACAACGGGGGAGACATTCGCATCAATGAACTTGTTGTTGACCCCGAATCGGATGATGACGAATGGGTTGAGCTCATCAATACGACGTCGTCTGAATTGTCGCTTACTGGCTGGACGTTAACTGATGCATCTCGCGCTATCACAAATCTGACCGGTGTCATTGGCACTGACGAAAAGCGATTCATAATTGTGACAAATCCAAAAGGCCAACTGAACAACGCTGGCGATACTATCACGCTCCGCGACGCAACTGGTCGTGTCATTGACGCAGTTACCTACGGTAACGCGAATGACGATTCAAATAAAACTGCACCAACGGCAAGTGACGGCCAAAGCATTGCACGCAACGCTGATGGTGTTAGTACAGGGAATGACGCTGTTGATTTCGCTGTAGCCACAAACCCCACCAAGGGTGAGGCGAATGGGGTGAGCACGGTGACAAGTAAGGACGCTGCACCTCTGCCCACAGCAATTATTATTACGGAAATTTTTCCGAACCCACTGGGTGACGACGATGGTGAGTTTATTGAGCTCTTCAACGAAAGCGACGCACCGGTGCCGCTTGCCGGTTGGGTGCTCGCCGACGCAACGACTCGCTTCACTTTGCAGCCTTCAAAATCGATTCCTGCCATGCTGCCTCCTCATAGCTATGTGACGTTGTACCGGTCAGAAACCAACATTGCCCTCAACAATTTTTTGGGTGACACCGTCACCATTACGCCGCCAAACCGCACTAAAGCAAGCCAAACGGTCCGCTACACTGTTGCGGCACCACTTGGAAAGGCCTACACCAAAGGAATAACCGATTGGGAATGGCATGACCCAACGCCAAATATAGCAGCAACCGTGGCACCCGTTACGAAAAGTAATCTTCACCTTCATCTTGATGCTCCAGCACAGGCACCGGTTGGGACACCGATTATCCTTAGTACTGAAGACACAACAGATGACCTCCATGAGCAACTCTGGTTTACGTGGCAACTTGGCGACGGGTCAACTGCCACCGGCCGAACGGTTGTATATACGTACGCTTCGCCCGGCGTCTATACAGTGGAAGTAACCGCCACTACAGCACGGCGCGAAACGGCAACAACGGAACATACCCTCACCATTGGGAACGAGGGAAAAGTGCTCGGGCGCAGCACTGAAAAAATAATGGTGCGCCTCAATGAACTTCTCCCACGACCAGCAACTGGGGAAGAGTGGATTGAACTTTGGAACGCCGACGACACACCCGTCAACCTTCTCGGCTGGGCCATAGAAGACAAAGGTGGTCATCGGTACGCTTTCACTGAAAACGACACGCTGCCAGCCCGAGGATTTCTTGTTTTGGAAAAAACCAAAACGAAAATTTCCCTCAACAACACCGGCGACAGCCTGACACTCAGTAATGAAGCTGAAGACGATGTAGACGAAGTGACGTACGATTCTGCCGACTCAGCTGCTAGCTACAGCCGAAACGAAGACGACGAATGGCAATGGACAACGGAACCAACACCAAACAAACCAAACAGTAGCGATGCACCACCACCGGTACTCCTCCGTGGCGAAGTCACGGTTGCGGGAACTGTTACGGCAGCACCGGGCACGCTGAGTGACACATTTTTCTACTTGGGTCGTATTTCTGCAACCGGTATTCCAGAAAATCTGCGTATCGACATAGCGCCAACCGAGGCAGCCAGTATAGCGAGCAACGATCTTCTACAAATTAGCGGCACTCTTAAAACTGTAGCTGGCGAAGCACGACTAACCGCAGAAACTATCTCGCCCCTTGGCGTTGACGATACTCCCATAGTTCCAGTTCCGCTGGCAGCACTCACCCCAGCAGATCATCTTGGTCGATTAGTGAGCGTGCATGGAACAGTTGGGAAAGGAACCACCGGTGGCTTCTACTTAGAAACTGACGATGGTGAAACTTTTCGAGTTATTTTACCCGCTGAAGTAAGTGACCGACAGCCCTTTCCACCAGCGACAACGGTGACTGCTGTCGGCCTGCTCAGCCAAACAGCTGCCGGCATTCGGTTATTGGCGCGAGGTATAGAGGACTTAACCGTAGATGCTGCGCCGCTTAAAAATGAAAATGCGCCGATAGTACCGGCTACTAGCCAGCTAGATTACTTACCAGTTACTGTTGCTGGTCTGGCAGGGGTACTGCTCATTATTGTCTGGCGACTCCGTCAACGAAAGATTGCGGACCTACCGTTTGTCATTGAAAACGGACGCGAATAA